The Chryseobacterium sp. 52 genome includes a region encoding these proteins:
- a CDS encoding recombinase family protein yields the protein MFHKFIKDEFNVIKYKIGYAQVSTKHQNLDLQIEALEKAGCEKNDQEKISGATKIRRELDKMIEQFREGDELYMWRLDGLGRSLKHIIDLVLSLSDKGIIIKGLVDGVDTSTINGRLFLNLMASLAEYERELIRERTNAGLQSARARGRLGGRPKGYTKETISKLLLLRTIYKDVTKRPEDIYKPFGLTRATFYRYAKILDHHTDEEIKKMGIKK from the coding sequence ATGTTTCATAAATTTATCAAGGATGAGTTTAATGTAATAAAATATAAAATTGGATATGCTCAAGTTTCTACCAAACACCAAAATTTGGATTTGCAAATTGAAGCATTAGAAAAAGCAGGTTGTGAAAAAAATGATCAGGAGAAAATTTCGGGTGCAACAAAAATTCGCCGCGAACTTGATAAAATGATAGAACAGTTTAGAGAAGGTGATGAACTTTATATGTGGCGATTGGACGGATTGGGAAGAAGTTTAAAACATATTATTGATCTTGTTTTAAGTTTGAGTGATAAAGGAATTATCATAAAAGGTCTTGTAGATGGTGTTGATACTTCAACTATTAATGGGAGACTTTTCTTAAATTTAATGGCTTCTTTGGCTGAATATGAAAGAGAATTAATTAGAGAAAGAACAAATGCTGGTTTACAATCTGCAAGAGCAAGAGGCAGATTGGGAGGTAGACCTAAGGGTTATACTAAAGAAACAATTTCTAAACTACTACTTCTGCGCACTATATACAAAGATGTCACTAAACGTCCAGAAGATATTTATAAGCCGTTCGGATTGACCAGAGCAACTTTTTACAGGTATGCTAAAATTCTTGATCATCATACGGACGAAGAAATTAAAAAAATGGGCATTAAAAAGTAA